In the genome of Deltaproteobacteria bacterium, one region contains:
- a CDS encoding type II toxin-antitoxin system RelE/ParE family toxin → MRVIASNKFIKFKKKIIKKLQIELDNRIKEIIKNPERGEIKKN, encoded by the coding sequence GTGCGTGTAATAGCATCTAACAAATTTATTAAGTTCAAAAAGAAAATCATAAAAAAGCTACAAATTGAACTGGACAATCGGATAAAAGAAATCATTAAAAATCCCGAAAGAGGCGAGATTAAAAAAAATTGA